A segment of the Gallaecimonas xiamenensis 3-C-1 genome:
CAAGGCCTCGGCGTCAGTATTGATGGCCTCTTGCAGCTCGGTGCCGCTGTAACCTATGTCGCCGGCCCGTACAAAGACGGTGGGGATGCCGGCATTGATAAGGGTGGCCTCCAGGGTGCCGACCCCCGGCACCTCCAACTGGTCGACGAGGCGCCCGCTGGGAAACAGGGCCCCTTCCCCGTCTGCCGGGTCCACAAAGGCCAGTTCGATTTCGGCGGCCGGAAAAGTGACCCCGTCCAGCTCAAAGTCGCCGGTTTCCTGCACCTGGCCGTCGGTGATGGGCACCTTGGCGATGATGGCTTTTTGGATATTGGCCTGCCAGATACGCACCTCGGCCAAGCCGTTGCTGGGCAGCCGGGCCGGGTCGACCAGGCCAGCGTGGATGGCAAAGGCCCCCACCGCCGCCGACAGGTTGCCGCAGTTGCCGCTCCAGTCCACAAAGGCCTTGTCGATGCTGACCTGGCCAAAGAGGTAATCCACGTCAAAACCGCTGCGGCTGGCCTTGGCCAGGATCACCGCCTTGGAGGTGGAGGAGCTGGCATTGCCCAGGCCGTCGATCTGTTTGCCGTAGGGATCGGGACTGCCAAGCACCCTTAGCAGCAGGGCGTCACGAAACGGGCCCGGTTGCTGGGCCGCAGCGGGTAAATCCGCCAGGTTGAAAAAGATCCCCTTGCTGGTGCCGCCGCGCATATAAGTAGCGGGCACCCGAAGTTGCGCAAGATACGCCATGAAAACTCCCCAAAGGCCGGCCCTGGGCCGGCCTGCTGATATTAGCTACGGCTGTCGGCCAGGAAATCCTGGGCAAAGCGCTGCAGCACGCCGCCGGCCTGATAGATGGCCACCTCTTCGGCGGTATCCAGGCGGCACTGCACCGCCACCTCCAGCACCTCGCCGCTGCGGCGGTGTACCACCAGGGTCAGCTGGGCGCCGGGGGTGGGCTGGCCGGTGACATCAAAGGTCTCGGTGCCGTCCAGGGCCAGGCTGTGGCGGTCGCTGCCAGCCAAGAATTGCAGGGGCAGAACCCCCATGCCGATGAGGTTGGTGCGGTGAATACGCTCGAAGCCCTCGGCCACTATGGCCTCCACCCCGGCCAGACGCACCCCTTTGGCGGCCCAGTCACGGCTGGAGCCCTGGCCGTAGTCGGCCCCGGCGATGATGCACAGGGGCTGCTTGCGGTCCATGTAGGTTTCGATGGCTTCCCACATGCGCATTACCTTGCCGTCCGGCTCGACCCGGGCCAGGGAGCCTTGCTGCACCTTGCCGTCCACCACCGCCATTTCGTTGATGAGTTTGGGGTTGGCAAAGGTGGCCCGCTGGGCGGTGAGGTGATCGCCCCTGTGGGTGGCGTAGGAGTTAAAGTCCTCTTCAGGCAGGCCCATCTTGGCCAGGTATTCGCCGGCGGCGCTGCTGGCCAGGATGGCGTTGGACGGCGATAAGTGGTCGGTGGTGATGTTGTCACCCAACAGCGCCAGGGGCCGCATACCCTTGAGGCTGCGCTCTCCGGCCAGGGCCCCTTCCCAATAAGGGGGGCGGCGGATATAGGTGCTCATGGGGCGCCAGTCGTACAGTGGCTTTACAGCTTGGCCGTAGTCCACTTTCAGGTCGAACATGGGCTGATACACGGCATTGAACTGCTCTGGCTTTACACTGGCCTTGATGATGGCGTCTATCTCGGCGTCGTCCGGCCAGATGTCCTTCAAGGTCACCGGTTGGCCGTCCGGGCCTGTGCCCAGCACGTCCTTTTCGATATCAAAACGCACGGTACCGGCAATGGCGTAGGCCACCACCAGCGGCGGCGAGGCCAGGAAAGCCTGCTTGGCGTAGGGATGGATGCGCCCGTCAAAGTTACGGTTACCGGACAGCACCGCAGTGGCGTAGAGGTCGCGGTCGATGATCTCCTGCTGGATAACCGGGTCCAGGGCGCCGCTCATGCCATTACAGGTGGTGCAGGCAAAGGCGACGATGCCAAAGCCCAGCTGTTCCAGGTACGGCAGCAAGCCGGACTCTTTCAGGTAGAGCTGCACCGCCTTGGAGCCGGGGGCCAGGGAGCTTTTCACCCAGGGCTTGCGCACCAGGCCCTTTTCGACGGCGTTTTTCGCCAACAGGCCGGCGGCGATGACGTTACGGGGGTTGGAGGTATTGGTGCAGCTGGTGATGGCGGCGATGATCACGGCGCCGTCGGGCATCTTGCCCTCTTCTT
Coding sequences within it:
- the acnD gene encoding Fe/S-dependent 2-methylisocitrate dehydratase AcnD; translated protein: MNSQYRKALPGTALDYFDTRAAVEALAPGAYATLPYTARVLAENLVRRADPAKLDAFLGQIIGRKRDLDFPWFPARVVCHDILGQTALVDLAGLRDAIAQEGGDPAKVNPVVPTQLIVDHSLAVEHAGFEKDAFEKNRAIEDRRNEDRFHFINWCKTAFKNVDVIPPGNGIMHQINLEKMSPVVQARDGVAFPDTLVGTDSHTPHVDALGVIAVGVGGLEAESVMLGRASWMRLPDIVGVELLGKPAPGITATDIVLAITEFLRNEKVVGAYLEFFGQGAAHLTLGDRATISNMTPEYGATAAMFSIDQQTLDYLRLTGREESQVALVETYAKTAGLWSDDLNEVQFERVLRFDLSSVVRNIAGPSNPHKRVATADLAAQGIAGSWVEEEGKMPDGAVIIAAITSCTNTSNPRNVIAAGLLAKNAVEKGLVRKPWVKSSLAPGSKAVQLYLKESGLLPYLEQLGFGIVAFACTTCNGMSGALDPVIQQEIIDRDLYATAVLSGNRNFDGRIHPYAKQAFLASPPLVVAYAIAGTVRFDIEKDVLGTGPDGQPVTLKDIWPDDAEIDAIIKASVKPEQFNAVYQPMFDLKVDYGQAVKPLYDWRPMSTYIRRPPYWEGALAGERSLKGMRPLALLGDNITTDHLSPSNAILASSAAGEYLAKMGLPEEDFNSYATHRGDHLTAQRATFANPKLINEMAVVDGKVQQGSLARVEPDGKVMRMWEAIETYMDRKQPLCIIAGADYGQGSSRDWAAKGVRLAGVEAIVAEGFERIHRTNLIGMGVLPLQFLAGSDRHSLALDGTETFDVTGQPTPGAQLTLVVHRRSGEVLEVAVQCRLDTAEEVAIYQAGGVLQRFAQDFLADSRS
- the prpF gene encoding 2-methylaconitate cis-trans isomerase PrpF, producing MAYLAQLRVPATYMRGGTSKGIFFNLADLPAAAQQPGPFRDALLLRVLGSPDPYGKQIDGLGNASSSTSKAVILAKASRSGFDVDYLFGQVSIDKAFVDWSGNCGNLSAAVGAFAIHAGLVDPARLPSNGLAEVRIWQANIQKAIIAKVPITDGQVQETGDFELDGVTFPAAEIELAFVDPADGEGALFPSGRLVDQLEVPGVGTLEATLINAGIPTVFVRAGDIGYSGTELQEAINTDAEALARLEAIRAQGALQMGLIQNLAEAAQRQHTPKLAFVAPPASYQASSGKQVAAADIDLLVRAMSMGKLHHAMMGTAAVAIATAAAIPGTLVSEAAGGGERQAVRFGHPSGTLRVGAGAQYLDGQWTVTQAVMSRSARILMEGWVRVPQEALEA